Proteins encoded together in one Coleofasciculus sp. FACHB-1120 window:
- a CDS encoding cation:proton antiporter, which translates to MEPILEVFRKEPIVPFALLLVVILTVPIFFERLRLPGLVGLLVAGVVLGPNGLQLLQKESETMKLLSDIGLVYLMFVAGLEVDIEQFRKTKHRSAGFGTFTFLVPLIMGTIVGRVFNFDWNASILIGSLFASHTLLAYPIVSRLGVVGNEAVTVTIGATIFTDVGALLVLAVCVGIHGGDFTIVKLFTLFGSLIVYSAVILFGFDWAGREFFRRTGQEEGNQFLFVLLALFLAALGAQLIGVEKIVGAFLAGLAVNDVVGEGQVKEKVVFVGSVLFIPIFFVDMGLLIDIPAFIKTLSSIWLTLAIVVGLISSKFLAALLAKFVYRYNWREMLVMWSLSLPQVAATLAATLVGYRVGLLTEEVLNSVIVLMLVTATLGPVITSRFAPGLTVTEAEPIGSETTHLEGEKALADRPFTVVVPVYNPQTEKYLMEMAALLARHEAGRIVPLAITTTNAQMDAPQMEAAFQRSEMLLDRATELAGELGVRTEPLLRLDDDIARGISRASREQKASLIVMGWGKRTGFRARLFGNVIDSVLWASHCPVVVTRLLDSPLNFHRILVPVENLTGQGTQPLRFAKILADSNQAQVTLLHVCNTRTSDAKVAWTRSQLSLVASKWAPNTNFEIEVIKHENVAQAILNAARSFDLIVLRSLRYRTAGGLEVSDVTTQLVQHLACSVVLLGEPQRTTTGVLLPKPSSRVANDNVLS; encoded by the coding sequence ATGGAACCAATTTTGGAAGTGTTCCGAAAGGAACCAATCGTTCCCTTCGCTCTTTTGCTAGTAGTCATCTTGACCGTGCCCATCTTTTTTGAGCGGCTGCGACTGCCAGGACTGGTTGGTTTGCTGGTAGCGGGAGTGGTTCTTGGGCCTAATGGGTTGCAGCTGCTTCAGAAAGAATCAGAGACGATGAAGCTGCTATCAGATATCGGGTTAGTTTACCTGATGTTTGTGGCAGGGCTAGAAGTTGACATTGAACAGTTCCGCAAAACGAAGCATCGCTCTGCCGGTTTTGGCACGTTTACCTTTTTAGTGCCCCTAATTATGGGAACAATTGTGGGGCGTGTATTCAACTTTGACTGGAACGCTTCAATTTTGATCGGCTCTCTGTTTGCCTCCCATACCCTCTTGGCTTACCCGATTGTGAGTCGTCTCGGCGTTGTGGGGAACGAAGCCGTCACGGTGACAATTGGAGCAACCATCTTCACTGATGTTGGCGCTCTACTGGTATTGGCTGTTTGTGTGGGAATTCATGGGGGTGACTTCACGATTGTGAAGCTGTTCACCCTTTTTGGGTCGTTGATTGTCTACTCGGCCGTCATTTTGTTTGGCTTTGATTGGGCGGGTCGAGAGTTTTTCCGACGCACTGGGCAAGAAGAAGGCAATCAATTTTTGTTTGTACTTCTGGCACTATTTCTTGCGGCGTTGGGTGCCCAGCTAATTGGGGTGGAAAAAATTGTCGGAGCTTTCCTTGCCGGTCTGGCGGTGAATGATGTCGTGGGAGAAGGGCAAGTAAAGGAAAAGGTAGTTTTTGTCGGAAGCGTCCTGTTTATCCCGATTTTCTTTGTGGATATGGGGCTACTAATTGATATCCCAGCTTTTATTAAAACGCTCAGCTCTATCTGGCTAACGCTAGCGATTGTGGTGGGTTTGATTAGTAGTAAGTTTTTAGCGGCTCTGTTGGCTAAATTCGTCTACCGCTACAACTGGCGCGAGATGCTCGTGATGTGGTCGCTGTCGCTACCGCAGGTGGCGGCAACGCTGGCTGCTACTCTCGTTGGCTACCGGGTTGGACTACTAACAGAAGAGGTTTTAAACAGTGTTATTGTCTTAATGCTGGTGACGGCAACGCTAGGACCTGTGATTACCAGTCGGTTCGCACCTGGATTAACCGTAACGGAAGCTGAGCCAATTGGAAGCGAGACAACCCACCTGGAGGGAGAAAAAGCATTAGCAGACCGTCCCTTTACAGTGGTTGTACCTGTATACAATCCGCAGACTGAGAAGTATTTGATGGAAATGGCGGCGCTATTGGCGCGGCATGAAGCTGGACGAATTGTGCCTTTAGCCATTACGACAACAAATGCTCAGATGGACGCACCGCAGATGGAAGCCGCGTTCCAACGGAGTGAGATGCTTCTGGATCGAGCCACGGAACTCGCTGGCGAACTGGGTGTGAGAACTGAGCCGTTACTGCGGCTTGATGACGACATTGCTCGCGGAATTAGCCGCGCCAGCCGCGAACAAAAAGCGAGTTTAATTGTGATGGGCTGGGGCAAACGGACGGGCTTCAGGGCGCGTTTGTTTGGCAATGTGATTGATAGCGTGCTGTGGGCGTCCCATTGTCCAGTTGTGGTGACACGCCTTTTGGATTCGCCTCTGAATTTTCACCGCATTTTGGTGCCGGTGGAAAACTTGACGGGGCAAGGGACACAACCGTTACGGTTTGCGAAAATTCTAGCCGATTCCAATCAAGCTCAGGTAACGTTGTTACACGTCTGCAATACTAGAACTTCGGATGCTAAGGTAGCGTGGACGCGATCGCAACTGTCTCTTGTCGCCTCGAAGTGGGCACCGAACACGAACTTTGAGATTGAAGTGATTAAGCATGAGAATGTGGCGCAAGCGATTCTTAATGCAGCTCGCTCTTTTGATTTAATTGTCTTGCGATCGCTACGATACCGCACTGCGGGCGGTCTGGAAGTTAGCGATGTCACGACCCAACTGGTTCAGCATCTCGCTTGCTCTGTAGTGCTGTTAGGGGAGCCGCAACGAACCACCACGGGCGTCCTTCTCCCCAAGCCATCGTCAAGGGTTGCTAACGATAATGTTTTAAGTTAG
- a CDS encoding HAS-barrel domain-containing protein, whose protein sequence is MRLPLPQFATGDRPANHIAEVIETATTEFLAQCLDPEDLSFPVMPAFGSWVKATDEESGNLVFAVVYHAATSPIDSIHRARALGLSLQELREQQPQIFAMLKTEFRAAIVGFEATHQGVNGSKRLGGTIYQYLPPRPPQIHQAVYQCEPDEIVHFSEQMDFLRTLLQVMGAPVEALIAAAIREIYQLRKADRDWLVKAGRTLSVLLKDDYDRLRYILSQIRL, encoded by the coding sequence ATGCGACTTCCCCTGCCACAGTTTGCCACAGGCGATCGCCCCGCCAACCATATTGCTGAGGTGATTGAGACGGCAACGACTGAATTCCTGGCACAGTGTCTCGATCCGGAAGACTTGAGCTTCCCCGTCATGCCAGCCTTTGGCAGCTGGGTTAAGGCTACAGATGAAGAGTCGGGAAACCTCGTCTTTGCTGTTGTTTATCATGCGGCGACCAGCCCAATTGATTCCATTCACCGGGCAAGAGCTTTGGGGTTATCATTGCAGGAACTGCGAGAGCAGCAACCCCAAATATTTGCCATGCTGAAAACTGAGTTCCGCGCTGCAATTGTTGGGTTTGAAGCCACCCATCAAGGGGTCAATGGTTCTAAGCGACTCGGTGGAACGATTTATCAGTACCTGCCGCCTCGTCCGCCGCAAATTCATCAAGCGGTTTATCAATGCGAACCGGACGAAATTGTTCACTTCAGCGAACAGATGGATTTCTTAAGAACCTTATTGCAGGTTATGGGTGCGCCCGTGGAGGCGCTGATTGCAGCAGCGATTCGAGAAATTTATCAACTACGCAAGGCTGACCGTGACTGGTTAGTAAAGGCAGGACGAACCCTCAGCGTCCTTCTCAAGGACGACTACGACCGTTTGAGGTATATCTTGAGCCAAATCCGTTTATAG
- a CDS encoding NAD(P)H dehydrogenase subunit NdhS has protein sequence MILPGAAVQVKNTNDIYYGYKGLVQRVSEGKAAVLFEGGNWDKLVTFQLSELELAQTTAGRKKAK, from the coding sequence ATGATTCTGCCTGGAGCCGCTGTTCAAGTAAAGAATACTAACGATATCTACTACGGCTATAAAGGGCTAGTCCAAAGGGTTAGCGAGGGCAAGGCAGCAGTTCTATTTGAAGGAGGAAATTGGGATAAACTAGTCACCTTCCAACTATCAGAATTAGAACTTGCCCAGACAACAGCGGGTCGCAAAAAAGCCAAATAA
- the rodA gene encoding rod shape-determining protein RodA: MLHKSLTGFRWRSLLSPWQEVDWLLLILTVGLTIFGGVMIRSAELNQGLTDWWWHWLMGGIGLAVAMFIARSRYENLLQWHWVLYAITNLSLIGVMIIGTSAKGAQRWITIGSFNIQPSEFAKLGVIITLAAILHARPASTIPAVLRALGVTAVPWILVFVQPDLGTSLVFGAIVLGMLYWGNANPGWLILLASPVISAILFNIFMPGWFIWTAIMGIIGWRTLPWPLSGAIGAIVVNLVGGELGQIFWGVLKDYQKDRLILFLNPDLDPLGGGYHLIQSRIAIGAGEFWGRGLHKGTQTQLNFIPEQHTDFIFSAIGEELGLAGSLFMLFIFWVICLRLVIIAQNAKDNFGSLLAIGVLSMIVFQVVVNLGMTMGLAPVTGIPLPWISYGRSAMLKNFLALGIVESVANYRHRLKF; encoded by the coding sequence ATGTTGCATAAGTCACTAACTGGTTTTCGCTGGCGATCACTGCTCTCGCCTTGGCAGGAGGTAGATTGGCTGCTACTGATACTGACTGTTGGTCTCACCATTTTTGGCGGGGTAATGATCCGCAGTGCCGAACTTAACCAGGGATTGACCGACTGGTGGTGGCACTGGCTGATGGGCGGTATTGGTTTGGCAGTGGCGATGTTTATCGCGCGATCGCGTTATGAAAACCTGCTCCAGTGGCACTGGGTTCTTTATGCCATCACCAATTTGTCCCTGATCGGGGTGATGATTATTGGTACCTCCGCCAAAGGTGCCCAACGATGGATTACTATCGGCAGCTTTAACATTCAACCCTCTGAATTTGCCAAATTAGGCGTAATTATCACCCTAGCTGCTATTCTCCATGCTCGACCAGCCTCCACGATTCCCGCTGTTTTGAGAGCTTTGGGCGTGACTGCGGTTCCCTGGATTTTAGTATTTGTGCAGCCCGACCTAGGAACCTCCTTGGTGTTTGGAGCGATCGTGTTAGGTATGCTCTACTGGGGGAATGCCAATCCTGGTTGGCTAATCCTGCTAGCTTCTCCGGTGATTTCGGCTATCTTATTTAACATCTTTATGCCCGGATGGTTCATCTGGACGGCAATCATGGGCATTATTGGTTGGCGAACCTTACCGTGGCCCTTGTCAGGTGCCATCGGAGCGATTGTCGTCAACTTGGTGGGAGGCGAGTTAGGACAAATCTTCTGGGGAGTGTTGAAAGACTATCAAAAAGACAGATTGATTTTGTTCCTTAATCCGGATCTAGACCCTCTCGGTGGCGGATACCACCTCATCCAATCTCGAATTGCCATTGGCGCAGGCGAATTCTGGGGACGAGGACTTCACAAGGGAACCCAAACCCAACTTAACTTTATTCCGGAACAGCACACTGACTTCATTTTCTCTGCAATTGGGGAAGAACTTGGTCTTGCAGGCAGTTTGTTTATGCTATTTATCTTTTGGGTGATCTGCCTGCGCTTGGTGATTATTGCCCAAAACGCCAAAGACAACTTCGGTTCTCTATTAGCCATCGGCGTCTTATCGATGATTGTGTTTCAGGTGGTCGTTAACCTCGGCATGACGATGGGACTTGCACCCGTAACTGGCATTCCCCTTCCCTGGATTAGTTATGGTCGTTCGGCGATGTTAAAGAATTTTTTGGCGCTGGGGATTGTAGAGTCTGTAGCAAATTATCGGCACCGATTGAAGTTCTAG